TTGAAGAAGTTAGTTTTTGGGATTAATTGAATCATCTGAGCAACCTCTTTGCCTCCTGTTTTTGGGATTAATTGAATCATCAGAAGAGGTTGGACCCCATACCAAGTTTGTGCAGTGCCTTTGCAGAAAAGGAAAGAGGTTGTGCATTGTGTTACCCTTGATGAGATTGATGATATTAACAGCAGGTACTCTCTTTCTTTGTGGAAATTTATAACCATTTGTCTTCCACTTAGTTTGTTTGTGAGTCTTGTTTCGGTTTTATGTAAATGTGGTTTTTGAGTGTAGACTGCTGGGTTTTTTGCTAAGAAATTAGAAATGTGCTTGTGATTCTAGACTGCTGGTTTTTGCTAAAAAAACGTGGTTTGTGTGCTTATTGCTGGTTTTAAGCTAAGAAATGGGGTTTATGAGCCGGTTTTGGCTAAGAAACGTGTGTAAATTGCTGGGTTTTAAAGCTAAGAAAtgtggtgtgtgtgtgtgagggTAAATTGCTGGTTTTTAAGCTAAGAAATTGGTTTCTGAGTGGTAGAGTGATGGTTTTAGGCTAAGAATTGGTTAAATTCTTGATATTAGGAAGTGACGGTTGAAATAGGGCTAACTTAAACTCCATTATTTCTTGTTATGATATTTTGATTCAAAAAACCAATTTGAAAAAAGTAAAGTATCTTGGTAGAAGGCCAACTACTCAGAAAAAACCAATATTGAAGCGTAAAACCTGCATTATACACCTACAAGAGCAATCTGAGCAACCTCTTTATCTTCTGTTTGAATGCCAAGAGCAATCTTTTCAGAATAGGTTGTACTGCACACTGGAATTGCCATAGGTGACAAAATTTCAAGGATAATAAGAGAGATTCGATGGAGTAGGTGTAAGTTTCTTACTAATGTGTTCTCTTGTGTATTAACATCCAAatttcccgtcaaaaaaaaacacattcaaatatagaaaataaatgcGGGTCTATAGCATTTTGTCACTAATTAGATGCTTAACATGTCCAATTGGAAAGGTTATCTAGTCGGCTGTTTTATTAGTTTCTCTAAAAATATACTTGATTTACTACATGTCGAACGAGAGGAGGAATCTGGGTTTGACCATATTCTTTTAATTGAGTAGATAATGATGAGATTGTCACCTTCAATAGTTCAATGTAGAGtcttttaatgttgattcgctAGACTTCTTGGATACCTTTGTGAATAACACTAGTTTCAGCTATAAAAGCTTGAAAATGACCAAGATGGTAGGTCCAGACCGTGAGAGGTTATCCATTACTGTCTCTGGTTATGATTTATGTTGAGAAAGATTTGCAAGAACCATTGAAATTAAGTTTGAAGATATCCAATAGAAGCACCAATTCTTAAATGAACatggtccacactaaatttattgtggaccatTCCTAAAAAATGTCAACAATTTATTCGTgatttattttggcatgtttattagcattattatgaaaaaaaacatcaaaatagtTTTATTGATACATGTTGTGCGATGCGGTTTAAAGTCAAAATTCATCTTTTACTATATATAAGAAATGTGttgattaatttattatagtcaCTATATGAACAACAAAGTTCACTAAGCAGGTAAAAGGGGCTAGAGAAAATTAATGATTTTGGATCCACACTAAAATACTATTGTGGACCAGCTGACCAGGTCCACGTAAAAATAATCCCTTGTAAATTGTAATTCAATTCGAGGCAATATTAACACTGTGTTTGGGAACCAAGAAAACTTGAAAATGTGAGGAAAAGTAAAACTATGGAAATCTGTAGAAAACGAAATCTGAAGAAATATGTAGAAATctcaaattttaatttgtttggctAATTATTATGAAAAACTGGGGAAATTGAAATATCTCATATATTTCatttctttaattttgttttctaCAGATTTCCACAGTTTTTCCATCACTTTTGAGGGGGAAAAGTATGGaaaaaaaggcaaaatataactactccctccgtctttttttgttttttacgttttccttttttggtatttcaaaatgttctttacatttccttttatactatcacataaatgacttaatattctatcaaaatttgtgtcaaattattattttaaccaattaaattcactgGGTCATTTAATATCTCATACTTTTCCATTggtacattaaatttttctcatttttcaatacataattttgataaaaatgaaaacattataaataaacgtaatttatcttatttaaataaaaaaaaattgaggaatctcgaagctaattaattaatcgttaaaatgcatgaaaaataccaaacgtaaaaaacaaaaagaggcggagggagtagttgattTCCACGATTTCCACACATTTCATTTTTCTCACTTTTCCATTTAAATTACCAAACAAGCTAAAATTAAGGAATTCTCATGTTTCCACAATTTTACACACTTTTCATCATTAAATTAGAATTCCGAAACACActgtaaagtttttttttgtgtggtgATTACACAAAATATTATTTCGAATACGGTAAATTCTCAAACGTGAAGGTTATAATGGGACAGATTAAAGATGGTCGTGGGCCGTCCCGGCCCGACCTAATACGAAAAAAGTCCGGCCGGCACGAGCACGAATAAAGCACGAGCCGACACGTGTACGGAGTCGTGGGCCGACCTGGGTcgatttttttgggaaaaaacaCGATAACTCGATAAGGCACGACACGACTCGATCTAGCACGACAAAatacgctaaatttagtaaaattaggcttagaCACAACTATCCAACCGACACGAAAGGCCGTGGTCCTGGGCCatattttgaacttttcagcCCAGCCGGGCACTAAACTGAGCGTGCCTAGGTCGGACCCGACCCGTTTAGGCCCATGGCCCGAAGCCCAGCCCAAAGCCACTTTAGTCCGACGGAGTAACACAAATAACATTTCACACATTTGACTCCCTTCTTCCCTCCGATTTCCTTCTTTTCCCTAACCCAAACCCTACTCTCACTCACTCTGCAAACCCAAAAAAGCCTTAACAATGGCGGAGCTAAAACTCTCAGAAAGCAAAGACCTAACAAGAATTGAACGCATAGGGGCTCACTCCCATATCCGAGGCTTAGGCCTAGACTCAACCCTAGAACCTCGCCTCACTTCCGAAGGCCTCGTCGGCCAACTCCCCGCCCGCAAAGCCGCCGGCGTAATCCTCCAAATGATCAAAGACGGAAAAATCGCGGGCCGAGGAGTCCTCATTGCGGGCCAACCCGGCACCGGAAAGACCGCAATTGCAATGGGTCTTGCCAAGTCACTGGGCCACGAAACTCCATTCGCCATGCTCTCCGGCTCCGAAATCTTCTCCCTGGAGATGTCGAAGACGGAAGCCCTAATGCAGGCGTTTCGCCGCGCTATCGGTGTCCGGATTAAAGAGGAGGCTGAGGTTATTGAGGGCGAGGTTGTGGAGGTACAAATGGACCGACCTGCGGTTGCTGGGGCGGCGTCGAAGACAGGGAAATTGACGTTGAAGACGACGGATATGGAGACGGTGTATGATTTGGGGACGAAGATGATTGAAGCGCTTAGTAAGGAGAAGGTTCAAAGTGGGGATGTGATTGCTATTGATAAGGCTTCTGGGAAGATTACTAAGCTCGGGAGGTCGTTTTCGAGGTCGAGGGAGTACGATGCTGTAGGACCTCATACCAAGTTTGTGCAGTGCCCTGATGGGGAGTTGCAGAAAAGGAAAGAGGTTGTGCATTGTGTTACTCTTCATGAGATCGATGTTATTAACAGCAGGTACTCTCTTTCTTTGTGGAAATTTATAACCATTTGTCTGGAAATTTATAACCATTTGTCTTGCAACTAGTGTGTTAGTCTTGTTTCGGGTTTATATAAATGAGGTTTTTGAGTGTAGACTGCTGGTTTTTGTTAAGTAATGTAGTTTGTGAGTGTAGACTACTGGTTTAACGTGGTTTGTGAGTGTTAATTGCTTGTTTTTAAGCTCAGAAATGTGGTTTGTGAGTGTAGACTGCTGGTTTTGCTAAGAAACAGGGTTTCTCAATGTATAAATTGCTGGTTTTTAAGTTAAGAAATGTGGTTTGTGAGTGTAAAGTTGTAAACTGCTGGTTTTTGCTAAGAAACGGGGTTTGTGAGTGTAAATGGCTGGTTTTTAAGCTAAGAAATGTTGTTTCTGTGCGTGGACTGCTGGTTTTAGCATAGAAGTGCACACAATGGTGCACAAGACTAAGAAATGGTTAAATGCTTGATATTAGGAAGTGGCGGCTGAAATGTGGCTAACTTAAACTCCATTGTTTCTTGCTATGATGTTTGATACAAAAAACTATTGGGGAAAAAAAGTAAAGTATCTTGCTAGAAGGCCAACTAGAAGTGCAGACAATGCGTGCACGATACTAAGAAATGGTTAAGTTCTTGATATTAGGAAGTGGGAGTAGAAAGGGGGTTAACATAAACTCCATTATTTCTTGCTATGATATTTTGATTCAAAAAACTATTGGAAAAAAAGTCAAGTATCTTGATAGAAGGCTAACTACTTTGTCCACTCAGCAAAAACCAATATTGAAGCATAATACCTGCATTATACGCCTACAAGAGCTGATTTCACAAAAGTGTGTTGTTAAATTTAATGGACTTGAATGTTCATTTCAGgagttgtgtgtgtgtgggggggggggggggtgttgcTCCTAAAATACTTGTGAAATATATGATTCTCGACTAATCAAAAGGACAAAAGTAGGTAAAGGAAACCTTTGCTGTCAAATGGTGCTTTGAAACATGATTTGGCAAGTACTAGGGTACTACAAGGATAGAATTGCAATCTTAAACATGTTAGtagataaaaaagaaaaagctgAAAAACAATGTTGTATAGCAATGTTACCACATGCTAGCTAGACAAGTTATGTGATTAGCCCGGCAAGATGTACTACAAATGATTTTGTACAAAAGTAAATTACAGTATTGCAAGGAAAATTCAAATAGACTAAACATTGATATTTGACAAATTGGCAGTACATATTTCTCAACATTCCCACAGAGTTGTCACCTAATTATTGACTATACTAACAAAATGCCTTTCAGATCAAAACTCAACTCAACTCTTACTGATAacataatttcaaaattttgacaATAAACTCTTTCTAAGTGTATTTGACCCTGATACGAGTAGTATTAAAGATTAAAACCGTTAACAGAAAAATTCAGGAGAAACATGTAGGAGAAAGAATAAGGAAATTATACCTCTAATTTTCTATTGAATTAAAATCATGATGATTAAAGATGTGCACACTTACTGCCCCGGAGGATAGTGCTCTTTTACATCTAGGATTTCATTTCATCTCCTCTCGGTTTTGAAGATCAGGAGGAGGATTCTTAGTTTTGATGAGAAAATTAAACTAGCTGCTCAAGCTTGCTGGAGGAAACAAATTTGTCATCTGCTACACGGAATGTTATTTTGATATTTTCTGAAACAATCTACTCGATATGGATTCATAGGAATCGAAAGATCTTTTCTCAGAAGCAGACTAATCAAAGCTCTATTATTAGATATATTATCTTTAGAGTTTGTGTTAGATCCTCTGATGTAATGAGGGAGTTGTTATAGTTCGCTAAGTCGCTTGCACATGAAGAGTAAACTGGTTAACCCTTCCTAGAAGGTGTGACTTGTTTATTCTGATGCTTTTTTGCACTAAGATAGGCATCTGCCCTTTTGTTGCTCTGGTGAACATTTTACTTCTCCCTTTTTGGTGACTAATAAATCTCTTCACTTGTCCACAAAAGATGTGCACACTCATTAAAAGACTGATAACTTATTAGAAGAGGGATTTTTCGACTGTTGAATTTGACATGTAAGTAGTTGCTATAATGTTTTATTCTTTATTTGTGGAGTAGCTAATAAGTTCAACTATGAAAGATGGACATTTTAGAAGAATATTAAAAGCATAGGAAACAAATACCCTTTATTGCTTTGCTTGATCTTTTGAGTGTCATGGATACAGAGTATTATCTATTATCCCATAAAAAATCAACCAAGCAATTGAAATTGCTTCTTCCCTAACGGGTTATCGGTATATCCGAAAACTTGTTGGAACCTCGTTCTGAAAGTTTCAGACTTGCATACCAGTTGTTTTGTTTGCTTTATTTACTGATCTCACTTTACATGTGTTTGTTCAGGACCCAGGGATTCCTAGCACTCTTCACTGGCGATACTGGTGAAATACGTGCTGAAGTGAGGGAACAAATTGACACCAAAGTAGCTGAGTGGAGGGAAGAAGGGAAGGCTGAGATTGTACCAGGGGTTCTGTTCATTGACGAGGTCCACATGTTAGATATTGAGTGCTTCTCTTTCTTAAATCGTGCCTTGGAGAATGAAATGGCACCGATATTAGTAGTTGCAACCAACAGAGGGCATACTAGGATTAGAGGGACCAATTACAAATCTCCACATGGCATTCCCATTGATTTGCTTGATCGGCTACTTATCATCGCAACTCAACCATACTCGGAGGAGGAGATTCGAAAGATCTTGGAGATCAGATGTGAAGAAGAGGATGTCGAAATGTCTGAAGAAGCGAAAGCTCTGTTGACAAAAATTGCAGTTGAAACATCACTCAGGTATTCCATCAACCTGATAAATACCTCTGCATTGGCCTGTCTAAAACGGAAGGCAAAGTCGGTGGAGATGGAGGATGTGAGCAGGGTTTATCAGTTGTTTTTGGATGTGAAGAGGTCAACACAGTACTTAATGGAGTATCAAAACCAATATATGTTTAACGATGTTCCCGGAGGAGAGGTGAATGAAGATGAGAACACTGACATGACCTCTTGATTTATAGATACTATGTATGTATTGAATTGTAAGCTCTTGAAATGAAAGTTTGATGCTCATCACCTAATTCAGAAGGACAACAAGAGATTTAAAGGAGAATGTTCATCACCCCCAGTGAAACTCACATGCTTTAGTGGGTTGAGGGTAGACCTGTGAAGCGGCCTCTTAGATGTTGCATGGATCTTAACAagtctaaacttatttttcatgaaataaatgaaaataagatGAATGTAACAGGGTCGTCCTTGGTATGTAAAACTAGTTGCATTTTGCTGGTTGTGTGAATTTTGAGAAAATGAATTTCTGTTTTGCTTGAATGTTACACAATGAAGTGAAGTATATTTTATATAGAACCCGGGTAAGACATCGTGGCTTGAGGAAATATGGATTGATAATAGAATACTATGCTTGTTATGTTGGAGCTCTTGTGTTTATTAGGGTTGCATTGATATGGAAATAAATACGAACCGTGATGAATTAATCTCAAATACGTTATGCAAACCGTGATGTTTCAATTTTTACTTTTCACTTTTTCTAATGAAATTTTATACTGTATTATTTTTATCTCTAATTCTACATTAGTAAAATTTATTAAACATTAGTATTCTTAAAGTACTTATTGAGACAACTCAAACAAGACCTATATGAAtaatttttcttatatattgaaAATAGTCAGCTTCCATTTAATCAAAAGAGCAAAAACAAGAATTAGCGAAACATGCACATATATGCCAGTTATATTATTTGAGCAAACATGCTTGGACTAATGGTTAAGACTGAGGATCTGCAATTTGTATTGCCTGACAGACGAGGGAGGCTCTCCATGTGTTGACTTACCAGGAAACAAATAATCAGTCAGCATACTCAAAATCTCAGAAGCCATACTTCATATCAAACCAAAAGGGATatgaaaataaatctaaaagCCGAAAAACATAACTTGACCTCTTAACACTCATTGACCTTAGCTTTTATGGTTAAAACATGAAGAAAAGAA
This Spinacia oleracea cultivar Varoflay chromosome 6, BTI_SOV_V1, whole genome shotgun sequence DNA region includes the following protein-coding sequences:
- the LOC110786454 gene encoding uncharacterized protein, whose product is MAELKLSESKDLTRIERIGAHSHIRGLGLDSTLEPRLTSEGLVGQLPARKAAGVILQMIKDGKIAGRGVLIAGQPGTGKTAIAMGLAKSLGHETPFAMLSGSEIFSLEMSKTEALMQAFRRAIGVRIKEEAEVIEGEVVEVQMDRPAVAGAASKTGKLTLKTTDMETVYDLGTKMIEALSKEKVQSGDVIAIDKASGKITKLGRSFSRSREYDAVGPHTKFVQCPDGELQKRKEVVHCVTLHEIDVINSRTQGFLALFTGDTGEIRAEVREQIDTKVAEWREEGKAEIVPGVLFIDEVHMLDIECFSFLNRALENEMAPILVVATNRGHTRIRGTNYKSPHGIPIDLLDRLLIIATQPYSEEEIRKILEIRCEEEDVEMSEEAKALLTKIAVETSLRYSINLINTSALACLKRKAKSVEMEDVSRVYQLFLDVKRSTQYLMEYQNQYMFNDVPGGEVNEDENTDMTS